The genomic region GGTTCCCGGCAGTTCTCGCATCTGCAGATGCAATGGTGAAGGCAGCGCGGGTGGCGCTGGTCACGTTCGATAAGGCCGAACGCGGTCAGTTCTTCGTGGCAATTCGCGGGAATGTTGCCGAGGTGAAAACGGCAATGGCGGCTGGTATTGAAGCAGCAGAAGCATCCTTCGGCGGCGAGGTTCTGACCCATTACATCATTCCCAATCCGCCCGAGAATCTCGAAGCAGTCATGCCCATCGACTACACCGAACAGTCGGAACCCTTCCGTCTTTAAAAGAGAACGCGCTGGTATACCCATCCAGATTGGCGAACTCTCATCAGTAAAGGGTGCGGTCGCCCTCTCGGCCCCAATAGCCTTGTGGCATGGGAAAAAATCCAGCCATCCTGTACGCTGATTCGCAGCGTTCGGGCAATAATGAGCTGGAAGACGAACCAATTAACAGTTGAATCACCGCTCGACTGGATTGACCATTAACCATTGACTTAATTCGTAGGGAGAAGCAAGACTCATGTCACAGGTTGCGGTCGGAACGCTTGAAACGAAAGGATTTCCCGGCATTTTGGCAGCAGCCGATGCGATGGTGAAAGCAGGCAGAATCACCGTCGTCGGCTACATTCGTGCGGGCAGCGCGCGCTTCACAATTATCATTCGCGGCGATGTTTCTGAAGTCAAGCGCGCGATGGATGCCGGTATGGAAGCTGCCGAGCGCACGTTTGGGTCGACGTTGGAGACATGGGTGATCATCCCGCGCCCACACGAAAACGTGGAATGCGTGCTCCCGATTGCGTTT from Rubidibacter lacunae KORDI 51-2 harbors:
- a CDS encoding carbon dioxide-concentrating mechanism protein CcmK codes for the protein MPIAVGVIQTLGFPAVLASADAMVKAARVALVTFDKAERGQFFVAIRGNVAEVKTAMAAGIEAAEASFGGEVLTHYIIPNPPENLEAVMPIDYTEQSEPFRL
- a CDS encoding carbon dioxide-concentrating mechanism protein CcmK, whose protein sequence is MSQVAVGTLETKGFPGILAAADAMVKAGRITVVGYIRAGSARFTIIIRGDVSEVKRAMDAGMEAAERTFGSTLETWVIIPRPHENVECVLPIAFNEKVERFRDSIERPPTIAAARPGA